One window of Dermacentor albipictus isolate Rhodes 1998 colony chromosome 9, USDA_Dalb.pri_finalv2, whole genome shotgun sequence genomic DNA carries:
- the LOC135906496 gene encoding QRFP-like peptide receptor, which produces MPPSHQPNSSSGVPSAIEDEDIPEDYDYEESAWRFDLADLVPTAAVYGATLLLGLVGNLLIVYTVARFPRMRSISNLFLASLASADLLIVLLCVPVKFGQLFSYTWTLGEVGCKLLLYVQHVSMICSVLNLTFLSIERYYAVIHPVRSRYLCTFSQARRVIIFIWLAAFLTALPIIFVQVHVEMGLRRRAYWCMRDEASPGAWRSFEIYMLILVLCIPTLVMGYAYAKICAQLWMVVRERAHLTSGMTCTEMLEKTSGSNHCFGANGNKRILGKPSRADEDTVKQVIKMLILVVCLFVLCWAPILILNVLTAFGSVSALNYSYLKPLRTCFHLLSYLNSCVNPLVYGFMSRSFRVSFRDALFSCLRQSSAPRRGATFRMSRTHTTSVSMGRSGTYVT; this is translated from the exons ATGCCTCCCAGTCACCAACCGAACTCTTCGTCGGGCGTTCCCTCGGCCATCGAAGACGAGGACATTCCCGAGGACTACGACTACGAGGAGTCGGCGTGGCGCTTCGACCTCGCCGACCTGGTCCCCACCGCGGCCGTGTACGGCGCCACCCTCCTGCTGGGCCTGGTGGGCAACCTCCTGATCGTGTACACGGTGGCCCGCTTCCCGCGCATGCGCTCCATCTCCAACCTGTTCCTGGCGTCGCTCGCCTCGGCCGACCTGCTCATCGTGCTGCTCTGCGTGCCGGTCAAGTTCGGCCAGCTCTTCTCGTACACGTGGACGCTGGGCGAGGTGGGctgcaagctgctgctctacGTGCAGCACGTCTCCATGATCTGCTCCGTGCTCAACCTCACCTTCCTCAGCATCGAGAG GTACTACGCGGTGATCCATCCAGTCCGCTCCCGCTACCTCTGTACCTTCAGCCAGGCGCGGCGGGTGATAATCTTCATCTGGCTGGCCGCATTCCTCACCGCACTGCCCATCATATTCGTTCAG GTCCACGTGGAGATGGGCCTTCGACGTCGCGCCTACTGGTGCATGCGTGACGAGGCCAGCCCCGGAGCCTGGCGCTCCTTCGAGATCTACATGCTCATCCTGGTGCTGTGCATACCCACCCTGGTCATGGGATACGCCTACGCCAAGATATGCGCCCAGCTGTGGATGGTCGTCCGAGAGCGGGCACATCTCACGTCCGGCAT GACTTGCACGGAGATGTTGGAGAAGACGTCCGGCAGCAATCACTGCTTCGGCGCCAACGGTAACAAGAGGATCCTTGGAAAGCCGTCGCGAGCCGACGAAGACACGGTGAAGCAG GTGATCAAGATGCTCATCCTGGTCGTCTGCCTCTTCGTGCTCTGCTGGGCCCCGATCCTGATCCTGAACGTGCTCACGGCCTTCGGCAGCGTGTCGGCACTGAACTACTCCTACCTGAAGCCGCTGCGCACTTGCTTCCACCTGCTGTCGTACCTGAACAGCTGCGTCAACCCCCTCGTGTACGGCTTCATGTCGCGCTCCTTTCGGGTCTCCTTCCGGGACGCCCTGTTCAGCTGTCTGCGCCAAAGCAGCGCGCCCCGGCGGGGGGCCACGT